One region of Triticum aestivum cultivar Chinese Spring chromosome 6B, IWGSC CS RefSeq v2.1, whole genome shotgun sequence genomic DNA includes:
- the LOC123138543 gene encoding dnaJ homolog subfamily B member 6, producing the protein MMAVLPEASRGRQCVEERSDLSREREREGRKRQEPPPPSSPLSSSSSPAHPRAPQAGGAGRGMATGGDGCGGGEPAAPGGGDLYAVLGLSKECSDADLKLAYRKLAMRWHPDRCSSSSGTKRMEEAKEKFQEIQGAYSVLSDANKRFLYDVGVYQEEEDSDDSMQGMGDFLGEMAHMMSQTRPARQESFEELQQLFVDMFQSDIDSGFCNRPAKGHHDPFQTFSTSPSSSPSPPPPVATEAEAASCNGINKRGSSAMGSGKPPRAGEAGAGYGQPEFCFGTSDAKQAPKARGRNTSRRRNGQKQKLSSKHDVSSEDEMLSPQQPRVA; encoded by the exons ATGATGGCCGTGCTTCCAGAGGCTTCCAGGGGCAGGCAGTGCGTGGAGGAGAGGAGCGACCtgagccgagagagagagagagagggaaggaaacgccaggaacctcctcctccctcctctccgctctcctcctcctcctcccccgcgcATCCTCGAGCCCCCCAGGCCGGCGGCGCGGGACGCGGCATGGCcaccggcggcgacggctgcggcggcggggagccggcggcgcccggcggcggcgACCTGTACGCCGTGCTGGGGCTCAGCAAGGAGTGCTCCGACGCCGACCTCAAGCTCGCCTACCGGAAGCTGGCCATG AGATGGCATCCGGACAGATGCTCGTCCTCCAGCGGCACCAAGCGGATGGAGGAGGCCAAGGAGAAGTTCCAGGAGATCCAGGGCGCCTATTCCG TCCTCTCCGACGCCAACAAGCGGTTCCTCTACGACGTGGGGGtgtaccaagaagaagaagacagcgACGACAGC ATGCAGGGGATGGGGGACTTCCTTGGTGAGATGGCCCATATGATGAGCCAGACACGGCCAGCG AGGCAGGAGAGCTTTGAGGAGCTGCAGCAGCTGTTTGTGGACATGTTTCAGTCTGATATTGACTCGGGGTTTTGCAATAGACCTGCCAAGGGCCATCATGACCCGTTCCAAACATTCTCGACCTCCCCTTCCTCGTCGCCATCTCCACCACCTCCAGTAGCTACAGAGGCAGAAGCAGCCTCATGTAACGGCATTAACAAGCGTGGCTCATCAGCAATGGGCTCTGGGAAGCCTCCAAGAGCTGGGGAAGCGGGTGCGGGTTACGGCCAGCCTGAGTTTTGTTTTGGG ACGAGCGACGCCAAGCAAGCGCCAAAGGCGCGAGGCAGGAACACCAGCAGGAGACGGAACGGGCAAAAGCAGAAGCTGTCGTCGAAGCACGACGTCTCGTCCGAGGACGAGATGCTGAGCCCGCAGCAGCCCAGAGTAGCATGA